A single Bdellovibrio bacteriovorus DNA region contains:
- a CDS encoding glycosyltransferase family 9 protein: MAITDCRHFSGYKPCAKNSDCNHSCPQKDVPQISLLLVHLGALGAVVRSTSLLKAIKRKYPSSMITWVTDAPAHHLLKNHPAIDRVLTTSESDLLQLEALEFEVAFVIDKSLKAAGVLKRTHADQVFGFKVQGKNGAVVPATEAAKELWELGLNNQKKFFENRKPETQLMIEALELGTYQRDEYWLPLTKTEENLRQQRRSEFLAKNKKHYVIGLNTGCSNVISYKKLTVEYHRDLIRRIHQDFPEAEVVLLGGPEDTERNRLIAQDLNVISTATESGLRDGLVSVAACDIVITGDSLGMHMAISQKTQVIAWFGPTCAHEIDLYDRGVHILTKSSCSPCWKRTCEKSIMCYDQVSLEEIVNALKSSRANSLSWRSSALHSAAEEVPGAVAPA, from the coding sequence ATGGCCATAACTGACTGTCGACATTTCTCGGGATACAAGCCTTGCGCTAAAAACTCAGACTGCAATCACAGTTGCCCTCAGAAAGACGTTCCGCAAATATCCTTGTTACTTGTTCACTTGGGAGCATTAGGAGCCGTCGTTCGCAGCACCTCGCTTCTAAAGGCCATCAAACGTAAATACCCAAGCTCAATGATTACGTGGGTAACGGATGCCCCCGCTCATCACTTACTAAAAAATCATCCCGCCATCGACCGTGTTCTAACAACAAGTGAATCCGATCTTTTACAGCTAGAAGCCCTGGAATTCGAAGTCGCTTTCGTGATCGATAAGTCCTTGAAAGCGGCCGGCGTTCTTAAGCGTACTCATGCAGATCAAGTTTTCGGTTTCAAAGTTCAAGGGAAGAACGGCGCTGTCGTCCCCGCGACGGAAGCCGCTAAAGAATTGTGGGAGCTAGGGCTTAACAATCAGAAAAAATTCTTTGAAAATAGAAAGCCTGAAACTCAGTTGATGATTGAAGCCCTTGAGTTAGGAACTTACCAAAGAGACGAATACTGGCTTCCGTTAACTAAGACAGAAGAAAACCTGCGCCAGCAACGCCGATCCGAGTTTTTGGCAAAAAATAAAAAACACTATGTTATCGGTCTAAATACGGGCTGTAGCAACGTGATTTCTTATAAGAAACTCACCGTCGAATATCACCGCGACTTGATCCGTCGTATTCATCAAGACTTTCCAGAAGCGGAAGTCGTTCTTTTGGGGGGACCTGAGGACACTGAAAGAAACCGGCTAATTGCTCAAGATTTAAACGTGATTTCGACTGCGACTGAGTCAGGTCTTCGAGATGGCTTAGTCAGCGTTGCCGCCTGCGATATTGTTATTACCGGAGACAGTCTAGGAATGCATATGGCGATCTCGCAAAAGACGCAAGTGATCGCGTGGTTTGGACCAACCTGTGCTCATGAAATAGACCTTTACGATCGGGGAGTTCACATTCTGACGAAGAGCTCTTGCAGTCCCTGCTGGAAGAGGACTTGTGAAAAAAGCATTATGTGCTACGATCAGGTGTCTTTAGAGGAAATAGTGAATGCCCTTAAATCTAGTCGTGCAAACAGCCTTTCTTGGAGATCTTCTGCTCTCCATTCCGCTGCTGAAGAAGTGCCGGGAGCAGTGGCCCCAGCATAA
- the lpxK gene encoding tetraacyldisaccharide 4'-kinase, which produces MKYYLRPFSFLYNQVVGVKNSLYRRGVIRVYKAPVPVVSIGNLTVGGTGKTPITDYCLKALVADGKKVAVISRSYRADVESPSQVDVGHPFAARYYGDEPVLLAQANPQVAVFVGPSKWQTAKYAVSKDQFDLLIVDDGFQHRKLHRDLNIVILDATESIENYAVLPEGRARESWEGVERADVLVLSKCNLAPDADLKVLESRLPKGKEVLYLGYQINHLKNVATKAVIAREELKGKSLFLVSAIARPDVFEKMMRNIGEVSKKSLHYRDHHQYTAADVAHIQDEFRKAKADYLITTEKDAVKLRQLFSDSSLLWSASLEVAEQGKKGRLHELISQILR; this is translated from the coding sequence ATGAAATATTACTTAAGGCCTTTTTCTTTTCTGTATAACCAAGTTGTCGGAGTTAAAAACTCTCTGTACCGCCGTGGTGTGATCCGTGTTTATAAAGCACCGGTTCCCGTGGTGAGTATCGGAAATCTGACAGTCGGGGGCACAGGAAAAACGCCCATCACGGATTATTGCCTTAAAGCTTTAGTTGCTGATGGAAAAAAGGTCGCCGTCATCAGCCGTTCTTATCGCGCCGATGTAGAAAGTCCGTCTCAAGTCGATGTCGGACATCCGTTTGCGGCTCGCTACTATGGCGATGAACCCGTGTTGCTCGCACAAGCGAATCCTCAAGTTGCGGTCTTTGTCGGTCCAAGCAAGTGGCAAACGGCGAAGTACGCCGTCAGTAAAGATCAGTTCGATTTACTGATCGTGGATGATGGTTTCCAACATCGTAAACTTCATCGCGATCTGAATATCGTGATCTTGGATGCGACAGAAAGCATCGAAAACTACGCGGTCCTTCCAGAAGGCCGGGCCCGTGAATCTTGGGAAGGTGTGGAAAGAGCCGACGTCTTAGTTCTTTCGAAATGCAATCTTGCTCCCGATGCGGACTTGAAGGTGTTAGAAAGTCGTCTTCCCAAAGGTAAAGAAGTTCTTTATCTCGGTTATCAAATCAATCATCTTAAAAATGTCGCGACCAAAGCCGTTATCGCTCGTGAAGAGCTTAAAGGAAAATCTTTATTCCTGGTCTCGGCGATCGCTCGCCCGGACGTTTTTGAGAAAATGATGAGAAATATCGGAGAGGTTTCTAAAAAGAGCCTGCACTATCGAGATCATCATCAATACACCGCTGCGGATGTGGCTCATATCCAAGATGAGTTCCGCAAAGCCAAAGCTGATTATCTTATCACGACTGAAAAGGACGCGGTGAAACTGCGCCAGCTTTTCTCAGACTCCTCGCTGCTATGGAGTGCCTCTTTAGAGGTGGCCGAGCAGGGAAAGAAGGGACGTCTTCATGAACTTATTAGTCAAATTCTTCGTTAG
- a CDS encoding glycosyltransferase family 9 protein produces the protein MPLNLVVQTAFLGDLLLSIPLLKKCREQWPQHKLALVCRKGFGDFFLKTHLVDQVFEIEKGKADSYAKIVEHLRYVEVDNLISPHESLRTAFFNAKIKAKHKISFQKSWNFLIYSKRTQKNAQLPDAMRQLSLLAPEDANLAKDLSDYTKEAKPFTTQEFGKLSAPPKWASMSLRHQVLELKDVYANLKERFDLKGFDEGKAVLIFPGSVWATKRWTEEGFINTGKALQQKGFKVYVMGGPGEEELAEKVAAAIPGSQSLAGKTKIIESAQLIARAALLIGNDSASTHLAAVCETPLIAVFGPTILEFGFRPWSAESYVVQTEGLSCRPCGKHGHKVCPIGTHVCMKNISAEDVLRTAGFILRS, from the coding sequence ATGCCCTTAAATCTAGTCGTGCAAACAGCCTTTCTTGGAGATCTTCTGCTCTCCATTCCGCTGCTGAAGAAGTGCCGGGAGCAGTGGCCCCAGCATAAGCTTGCACTTGTCTGTCGTAAGGGCTTTGGCGACTTCTTTCTTAAAACTCATTTAGTAGATCAAGTTTTTGAAATCGAAAAGGGGAAGGCAGACTCTTACGCCAAGATCGTAGAACATCTTCGCTACGTGGAAGTCGACAATCTCATCTCTCCGCATGAATCTTTAAGAACGGCGTTCTTCAACGCTAAGATCAAAGCCAAACACAAAATCAGCTTTCAGAAATCCTGGAACTTTTTAATCTATTCAAAGCGCACGCAAAAAAACGCACAACTTCCGGACGCAATGAGACAGCTAAGCCTTCTTGCGCCCGAGGATGCAAATCTTGCCAAAGATCTTTCGGATTATACGAAAGAGGCGAAGCCGTTCACGACACAAGAATTCGGTAAATTATCGGCGCCGCCCAAATGGGCTTCGATGAGCTTGCGTCATCAAGTCTTGGAATTGAAGGATGTCTACGCAAATCTCAAAGAGCGCTTCGACCTCAAAGGTTTTGATGAAGGAAAAGCGGTTCTGATTTTTCCAGGCAGTGTGTGGGCGACCAAGCGCTGGACCGAAGAAGGCTTTATCAATACGGGCAAAGCTCTTCAGCAAAAGGGCTTTAAAGTCTATGTTATGGGCGGGCCCGGAGAAGAAGAGTTGGCTGAAAAAGTAGCCGCGGCCATTCCTGGTTCTCAATCGCTTGCTGGAAAAACGAAGATCATTGAATCAGCCCAATTGATTGCCAGAGCCGCGTTGCTTATCGGAAACGACAGTGCTTCGACTCATCTAGCGGCCGTCTGCGAGACACCTTTGATTGCGGTGTTTGGTCCGACGATTTTAGAGTTTGGCTTTCGCCCGTGGTCTGCCGAAAGTTACGTCGTACAGACCGAGGGATTGTCGTGCCGACCTTGCGGTAAGCACGGACATAAAGTCTGTCCTATCGGCACTCATGTCTGTATGAAAAACATTTCGGCCGAAGACGTGCTGCGCACCGCAGGTTTTATTCTTCGCTCGTAA
- the lpxB gene encoding lipid-A-disaccharide synthase, translating to MDQVLFVAAEASSVTYAQRILEAWKKQGRNIHAFGVGSQDMENIGFERLGKSEEMAVVGAAEIIAQYGHLKGVFDSLVAEAEKRRPKVAIVMDYPEFNLMLSKKLHAMGIPVVYYISPQVWAWRKGRVKTIKKYCKEVFVLFPFEVPFYEEHGVPVEFVGHPLLDELDDKLLNDKDYLKTHRNQCGIRDDEIVLGLMPGSRRLELKQHFQIQLDTARVLSKKYPNLKVVILTAPTFTKEKMQEYLEDFRLPYILLKDEPFRMIHLVDMMLVASGTATLQVGILKKPMVIMYRMKWLTGIFAKLVVRGTKYFGLVNLILNKEAVPERFQSEVNPEHLASLLEKYIVDPAYKAQVVHDLEELRKYLGDRGATQRVVKALDKYLTK from the coding sequence ATGGATCAGGTTCTGTTTGTCGCGGCGGAAGCCTCTAGCGTCACCTATGCTCAAAGAATTCTGGAAGCTTGGAAGAAGCAAGGTCGTAATATTCATGCTTTCGGCGTCGGCAGTCAGGACATGGAAAATATCGGCTTTGAGCGCTTAGGAAAATCGGAAGAGATGGCCGTCGTCGGAGCGGCAGAAATCATCGCTCAATACGGTCACCTCAAAGGCGTTTTTGACAGTCTGGTCGCCGAAGCAGAAAAGCGTCGTCCTAAAGTGGCGATCGTCATGGATTACCCTGAGTTCAACTTGATGCTTTCTAAGAAGCTTCATGCCATGGGTATCCCGGTTGTGTACTACATTTCTCCGCAAGTGTGGGCGTGGCGCAAAGGCCGTGTCAAGACGATCAAAAAGTACTGCAAAGAAGTCTTCGTTCTTTTCCCATTTGAAGTTCCGTTCTATGAAGAGCACGGCGTCCCTGTGGAATTCGTTGGCCATCCGTTATTGGATGAACTCGACGACAAGCTTCTGAACGACAAAGATTACTTAAAAACTCACCGCAATCAGTGCGGCATCCGCGATGATGAAATCGTTTTAGGTCTGATGCCGGGAAGCCGTCGTTTAGAACTAAAACAACACTTTCAGATTCAACTGGATACGGCGCGTGTTTTATCCAAAAAATATCCGAACCTTAAAGTCGTTATCTTGACGGCTCCGACGTTCACGAAGGAAAAAATGCAGGAGTACCTTGAAGACTTCCGTCTTCCTTACATACTTCTGAAAGACGAGCCTTTCCGCATGATTCATCTTGTGGACATGATGCTCGTAGCTTCGGGAACAGCGACATTGCAAGTGGGTATTTTGAAAAAACCGATGGTCATCATGTATCGCATGAAATGGCTGACGGGCATTTTCGCGAAACTGGTCGTGCGCGGAACGAAGTATTTCGGTCTGGTGAATTTGATTTTGAACAAAGAAGCCGTGCCGGAAAGATTCCAATCGGAAGTGAATCCAGAACATCTGGCTTCTTTATTAGAAAAATATATCGTGGATCCTGCTTATAAAGCCCAAGTCGTTCATGATTTGGAAGAGCTTAGAAAATACCTAGGCGATCGCGGAGCCACTCAACGTGTTGTTAAAGCATTGGATAAATATTTAACAAAATGA
- a CDS encoding glutathione S-transferase C-terminal domain-containing protein: MKSRAWARSVVAEMHSGFAELRKAMPGNIAKRITKDVTDISVDIQRIEQIWSECRSVHAASGPYLFGEWSIADCFYAPVVFRFQSYGVTLSGVAEEYRQMMLKHPSLIELERQALAEVKET, encoded by the coding sequence ATGAAGTCTCGCGCCTGGGCACGATCTGTGGTCGCGGAAATGCACTCCGGCTTTGCCGAACTTCGTAAAGCGATGCCGGGCAATATCGCAAAAAGAATCACGAAAGATGTGACGGATATTTCCGTCGACATTCAGCGCATCGAACAAATCTGGAGCGAATGCCGAAGTGTTCATGCCGCTAGCGGACCGTATCTTTTTGGCGAATGGTCGATTGCAGATTGCTTTTATGCTCCGGTGGTATTCCGTTTTCAAAGTTACGGCGTGACGCTTTCAGGTGTCGCTGAAGAATATCGTCAGATGATGTTGAAACATCCGTCGCTGATTGAGTTAGAACGTCAAGCGCTGGCGGAAGTGAAAGAGACTTGA
- a CDS encoding DUF3108 domain-containing protein: MEGFLVKVPNLLGSIVAVMFLASCSSSILKYEKSENLKKNDEFENAVSIVKPEAPAPAPADPTQPAETAAAPVTTAPAPKTPEKTSSKSATTSRKTATAKSASSKTSSTGVGSASTTSSKKETKKSSAKSAKSAKAETAKAEVPATRQPDIEDSAGFEGASRRPLKDPFRVGEEVVHDVHYFKVSAGELRLKVEPFAMVNNRKSYTFAIEIKTSKLFNSFYSVDDRVETFVDFEDLVPRVFQLHVKESKQLREAKMLFDTEKNTATFWEKKVTKEDGEEEKRQQWDILPFTQNVYSAVYYMRNFQWETGKEYAFRVANDNENLVFSGKAIRREVLDTELGPMKAIVIQPNIVLKGKFKPIGDNFIWLSDDDRKYVLRIESKIKIGTLVSEVVSINPGKP, from the coding sequence ATGGAAGGATTTTTAGTGAAAGTGCCAAATCTTCTGGGATCAATCGTTGCGGTGATGTTTTTGGCTTCTTGCTCATCTTCAATTTTGAAGTATGAAAAGTCCGAGAATCTGAAAAAGAACGACGAGTTCGAAAACGCCGTCTCGATTGTAAAACCAGAAGCACCGGCTCCGGCACCAGCGGACCCGACTCAGCCCGCGGAAACGGCGGCGGCTCCAGTAACCACGGCTCCAGCTCCAAAGACTCCAGAGAAAACCTCCAGCAAATCTGCGACAACTTCGAGAAAAACCGCCACAGCGAAATCGGCTTCATCGAAGACTTCTTCAACCGGAGTAGGCTCAGCATCAACGACCTCTAGCAAAAAAGAAACAAAGAAAAGTTCAGCGAAATCTGCAAAGTCTGCTAAGGCCGAAACGGCAAAAGCAGAAGTGCCTGCAACTCGTCAACCCGACATCGAAGACTCTGCAGGATTTGAAGGCGCTAGCCGCCGTCCGTTGAAAGACCCCTTCCGCGTGGGCGAGGAAGTCGTGCATGACGTTCACTATTTCAAAGTGTCTGCGGGCGAGCTTCGCTTGAAAGTCGAACCTTTTGCAATGGTGAATAACCGCAAGTCCTATACATTTGCTATCGAAATCAAAACAAGTAAGTTGTTTAATAGTTTTTATAGCGTGGATGACCGCGTAGAAACTTTCGTCGACTTTGAAGACTTGGTTCCTCGTGTGTTTCAACTTCACGTGAAAGAATCTAAACAGCTTCGTGAAGCGAAAATGCTTTTTGATACTGAAAAGAACACAGCGACTTTCTGGGAAAAGAAAGTGACCAAAGAAGACGGGGAAGAAGAAAAGCGCCAACAGTGGGACATCCTTCCTTTTACGCAAAACGTGTATAGCGCCGTCTACTACATGAGAAACTTCCAATGGGAAACCGGAAAGGAATACGCCTTCCGCGTCGCGAACGATAACGAGAATCTAGTTTTTTCCGGTAAAGCCATTCGCCGCGAAGTTCTCGACACTGAACTGGGCCCAATGAAAGCCATCGTGATTCAGCCCAATATCGTCTTAAAAGGGAAATTCAAACCTATCGGCGACAACTTCATCTGGTTGTCTGACGACGACAGAAAATACGTCTTGCGTATCGAATCCAAAATCAAAATCGGAACCTTAGTTTCCGAAGTGGTGTCGATCAATCCGGGTAAGCCATAG
- a CDS encoding lysophospholipid acyltransferase family protein — MNLLVKFFVSVMSFFSSMFPRTWLRKSGSWVGFLWFDVFGFRKQIVLNNLQIAFPEWSEEQKLKVGRESVYNLGYNFGEFFFIPSLSQKWLDKNAVFEGWENIEKARAGGKGMFFLTLHLGNGDLAANTLVMKGQPTYIITKKFKTQWFNDLWFATRGAKGVQYIDAHGPNNAFEILKALKKNAAVVFVLDQYMGKPYGVATTFFGKRTGTAYGLALFAQKTKAPVLPIYTFEGPDKKLHVVIEPAIDTSQSVSEDKDQTILNLTQSFNNKLEEIVRKHPEQWMWVHRRWKDF, encoded by the coding sequence ATGAACTTATTAGTCAAATTCTTCGTTAGTGTGATGAGCTTTTTTAGCTCGATGTTTCCGCGCACCTGGCTTCGTAAATCGGGCTCCTGGGTGGGGTTTCTTTGGTTTGATGTCTTCGGTTTTAGAAAGCAAATCGTGTTAAATAATTTGCAGATCGCCTTCCCCGAATGGAGTGAAGAGCAAAAACTAAAAGTCGGACGCGAATCGGTTTATAATTTGGGCTATAACTTCGGTGAGTTTTTTTTCATTCCTTCTTTGTCGCAAAAATGGCTGGATAAGAATGCCGTTTTTGAAGGCTGGGAAAATATTGAAAAAGCCCGCGCTGGCGGCAAAGGGATGTTCTTCCTGACTCTGCACTTAGGAAACGGGGACCTGGCGGCAAACACCCTGGTCATGAAAGGTCAGCCCACTTACATCATCACTAAGAAATTTAAAACTCAGTGGTTCAATGACTTGTGGTTTGCCACTCGTGGCGCCAAAGGTGTTCAGTACATCGATGCCCACGGACCAAACAATGCCTTTGAGATTTTAAAAGCGCTGAAGAAAAACGCTGCCGTCGTCTTCGTTCTGGATCAGTACATGGGAAAGCCTTACGGAGTCGCGACGACTTTCTTCGGTAAGCGCACGGGCACCGCCTATGGTCTAGCTCTGTTTGCACAAAAGACGAAGGCACCGGTTCTGCCGATTTATACCTTCGAGGGCCCTGATAAAAAACTGCATGTAGTTATTGAACCAGCTATAGACACATCTCAAAGTGTGTCCGAAGATAAAGATCAGACTATCTTGAACCTGACACAGTCCTTCAACAACAAGTTGGAAGAGATTGTGCGTAAGCACCCTGAACAATGGATGTGGGTGCATCGTCGATGGAAGGATTTTTAG
- a CDS encoding cyclic nucleotide-binding domain-containing protein — protein sequence MKLEKELVQLKPLQLSPSGDGGTVTVLETRQSFRLNSLHYSYLDVLRNSGSIEGLIQFFLGQGWLVSFRELYSLLQFLIEEGILTNASFKNYFSGLAPKEVRFQSASFTPGAGTSVRAEDLPFFRSLEPQLAQFLLQKSERLRVPANTRITQAGQQDRDLYILLKGHASIYRVLDEKRRQLVATLSSRSIFGERSFLLNQPRTADVITTMDCEVLRVRHLPEFDQLIKTDKAQSLQHRFWVLQALASSPFFKDLPNESLDSLIFSGTLKQAPAHQTLFQEGQPGNACYILVQGNVVISQRGKNINVLGQGSCFGEISLLMSGGQRTATVTTQQDSVFLEIGQQNFYRVLSQNLFLAKEIETLAHQRLQSDALRK from the coding sequence ATGAAGCTTGAAAAAGAATTGGTCCAGTTAAAACCCTTGCAGCTCTCCCCATCAGGAGATGGTGGTACCGTGACCGTGCTTGAAACCCGTCAGAGTTTTCGCCTGAATTCGCTTCATTATTCTTATCTGGATGTTTTAAGAAATTCTGGTTCGATTGAAGGTCTGATTCAGTTCTTTCTGGGGCAAGGTTGGCTTGTTAGCTTTCGAGAACTTTATTCTTTACTGCAGTTTTTGATTGAGGAAGGGATTTTAACGAATGCCTCTTTCAAAAATTACTTTTCGGGACTGGCGCCAAAGGAAGTTCGTTTTCAGTCAGCGTCTTTCACTCCCGGCGCTGGCACTTCTGTGCGAGCGGAAGATCTTCCTTTCTTTCGATCCCTCGAGCCGCAATTAGCGCAGTTTCTTTTGCAAAAATCCGAGCGTCTGCGCGTTCCTGCAAACACCCGCATCACCCAAGCCGGTCAGCAGGATCGTGATTTGTATATTCTTTTAAAAGGCCACGCTTCGATCTACCGCGTGCTGGATGAAAAGCGCCGGCAATTGGTGGCCACTTTAAGTAGCCGTTCTATTTTTGGTGAAAGAAGTTTTCTTTTAAATCAACCGCGTACGGCGGATGTGATTACTACGATGGATTGCGAAGTGCTGCGCGTGCGTCACTTGCCTGAGTTCGATCAACTTATTAAAACCGACAAGGCACAAAGTCTGCAGCATCGCTTTTGGGTTCTGCAAGCTTTAGCCTCCTCGCCTTTCTTTAAAGACCTGCCGAATGAAAGTTTAGACAGTTTGATTTTTTCCGGGACATTGAAACAGGCCCCAGCTCATCAGACCCTTTTCCAAGAAGGGCAACCGGGAAATGCTTGTTATATTTTGGTTCAAGGAAATGTCGTCATCAGCCAGCGCGGAAAAAACATCAACGTTCTTGGACAAGGTTCCTGCTTTGGAGAGATTTCTTTGTTGATGAGCGGTGGCCAAAGAACGGCCACTGTGACCACACAGCAGGATTCTGTTTTTTTGGAAATCGGCCAGCAGAATTTTTACCGTGTTCTTTCACAAAATCTATTCTTGGCAAAAGAAATTGAAACTTTGGCGCATCAGCGTTTGCAGAGTGATGCGTTGAGGAAGTAA
- a CDS encoding glutathione S-transferase N-terminal domain-containing protein, with product MKLIIGDKNLSTWSWRAWLALHSFNIPFVETVVLLDKPSTQKEILKHSPSGRIPCLIDGDLTIWDSLAILEYLNEKYPEKKM from the coding sequence ATGAAATTAATTATTGGCGATAAAAATCTATCCACTTGGTCTTGGCGCGCTTGGTTGGCGCTTCACTCTTTCAACATTCCGTTTGTCGAGACTGTGGTGCTTTTAGATAAGCCTTCGACACAGAAAGAAATTTTGAAGCACTCCCCGTCAGGGCGCATTCCTTGTTTGATTGACGGAGATTTGACGATATGGGATTCGCTGGCGATTTTGGAATATCTGAATGAGAAATATCCTGAAAAGAAAATGTGA